A region of the Romboutsia hominis genome:
GCATATAGTTTCTTAATAAAGTATATTTTTATTTGTCCCCTATTATTACTAATAATTTCTAAATTTATATATAAATCATGCTTGTCATTTTTAATTTTTAAAATAAAAAAGCTAGGATTAAAATCCTAGCTTATCTTCCACTACTTCTTCTATTTCATGTGTTTTGTTTCTCATCATTAAATCTGCTACTACTTCATTTGGATTTGCACCTTCGTGAAGTACAGAATATATTGCACTTGTAATTGGCATATCTATACCTAGCTTTTTAGAAACATCATAAGCAACTTCTGTAGCAGTTATACCTTCTACTACCATTTTAACTTCAGCAAGAGTTTCTTCTAAACTTTTTCCTTGCCCTATAAGAATTCCTGCTCTTCTATTTCTACTATGCATACTTGTACAAGTAACTATTAAATCACCTATACCTGATAGTCCTGAGAAAGTAGATAAATTAGCACCCATTTTAACTCCTAATCTTCCTATTTCTCTTATACCTCTAGTCATAAGTGCAGCTTTTGCATTATCTCCATATCCTAAACCATCACATATACCTGCACCAAATGCAATTATATTTTTAAGAGCTCCACCAAGTTCAACTCCTACTATGTCAGGGTTAGTATACACTCTAAATTTAGGTGTCATAAACATATCTTGAACTATTTGAGCCACTTCTAAATTTTCTGATGCAACTACTACTGTAGTAGGTATATCTCTTGCAACTTCTTCTGCATGAGATGGACCTGATAAAGTTACATAAGGATTATTTGGAAGCTCCTCAGCTACAACCTCTGATAGTCTAAGCCCAGTTCCTCTTTCTAATCCTTTTGCAACATCTACTACTATTTGTTCATCTTTTACAAATGGCTTTAGGCTACTTGAAACACTTCTTATAGCTTGAGAAGGTACTGCTAATACTATAATTTTACTGTCTAGTACTGCTTCTTCTAAAGATGTTGTAAGTGTTATGTTATTTGGGAATAAAACCCCTGGTAAATAATCTATATTTTCTTTTGTCTTATTTATTTTATCAGCTTGTTCTTGACTTAAAGTCCATATGCTTACTTCATAGCCTTTTTTAGCTAGTACTAAACCTAATGCACTTCCCCAACTTCCAGCTCCTAAAATACATACTTTTTCCATTAAAAACACCACCTAGATACTATTTTATTTTTTTTCTCCAATTTTTCTTTCTGTTTTATTTATAAGTCTTTTTATATTTTCTCTATGAGTATATATAACTGATAGAGTTAAAAATAATGTAACTAGTACACCTTTTGTATTTTGACTAAATATCATTATTACTGGAGAAAGTGATATACTAAGTACTGATCCTAGTGATACGTATTTAGTTATATAAACTATTATTAAAAATACTAAAAAGCAGCTTAAGGCCATTATAGGATTAACTGCTATCATAGAACCTAAAGATGTAGCAACTCCTTTTCCACCTTTAAATCCTAAAAATGCTGGCCAGTTATGACCACTAACAACTCCTACAACAGCTATATACTTAGCTGTAAGTGGGTCTAGTCCAATATATTTAGCAATTATACCTGCTAATAATACGGCTATTATTCCTTTTAATAAGTCTCCTACAAATGTCATAAGACCTGCCTTTTTTCCAAGAGTTCTAAGTACATTAGTAGAACCTGCATTTCCCGATCCCTGAGTTCTTATGTCCACTCCTGCTAATCTTCTAGCAATAATATATGATGTTGATATATTTCCTAAAAGATAAGCAATTATAAAAATTATTAAATAGTTAAGCATACTAATCCCCCTTAAGTAATTTTATTACCTTCTTTTTTCTCTGTATTCAAAGTGTATAGGAGTTCCTTCAAATCCAAAGTTCTCTCTTATCTTATTTTCAAGATATCTTTGATATGAGAAGTGAGTTAACTGCTTGTCATTTATAAATAACGTAAACTTAGGTGGCTTAACTCCTGTTTGAGAACCATAGTATATTTTTAATCTCTTTCCTTTGTCTGATGGTGGTTGATTTAACATTACAGCTTCACCTATTACATCGTTTAATGCTGATGTTGATACTCTCTTAGCATTTTCGTTTGCTACAAATTCTGCAGTTTCTAATATTTTATTCATTCTTTGATTAGTTTTAGCAGAAACAAATAGCACTGGTGCATACATCATAAATGGGAACTTTTCTCTTATTTCTTTTGTGTAATTTCCTAAAGTCTTGTTGTCTTTTTCTATTAAGTCCCACTTATTAACAACGAATATACATCCTTTACCTTCATCATGTGCTATACCTGCAACTTTTGTATCTTGTTCAGTTATACCTTCTGCTGCATCTATTACTATCATTACAACATCTGCTCTATCTACTGCTGCCATAGATCTTATAACACTATATTTTTCTACTGTTTCATATATCTTACTTTTCTTTCTTATACCTGCCGTATCTATAAGCATGAACTGTTGTCCATCTCTTTCTAGATAAGTATCTACAGCATCTCTAGTAGTTCCAGCTATTGGACTTACTATAACTCTTTCTTCTCCTAACATCTTGTTAACTATAGAACTCTTTCCTGCATTAGGCTTTCCTGTTATAGCTATCTTTATTATATCTTCGTCATACTCTGTATTTAATCCTTTAGGGAAAAATGCTATTACTTCATCTAGTAAGTCTCCAAGTCCCATTCCATTAGCACTAGATATTGCAAATGGAGTTCCTAATCCTAATTCATAAAAGTCATATATGTTATCAAATTGATTTATATTATCTATTTTGTTAACTACTAATATAACTGGTTTACTAGTCTTTCTAAGTATTTGTGCAACTTCTTTATCTGCTGCTGTAAGTCCTGCCTTTCCATCAACTACAAACATTATAACGTGAGCCATGTCCATAGCAAGCATTGCTTGATTTCTCATTTTAGATAGTATTATATCTCCATTATCTGGCTCTATACCACCTGTATCTATTAATGTGAAGTATCTGTCTAACCACTCAACTTCAGTGAATATTCTATCTCTAGTTACTCCTGGAGTATCTTCTACTATAGATATTCTTTTTCCTGCTAGTTTATTAAATAATGTTGATTTACCAACATTAGGTCTTCCTACTACTGCAACTATCGGTCTATTATTGCTATTGCTCATAATAATCTCCCTTCTCTACTTTAATATTTTATCAACAAAGTCTTTACCTTCATTTAAGCAAGGTATTACTTCAATTCCCATTTTATTGTTTAATTCTTCTAAAGTTATATTATCTAAGAATATATCTTCATCTGCTTTTAGCATACTTCTTGGTATATAAAGAGTCTCTCCTAAATCTATACCTTTTAATTGATCCATTATATCTGTTGCTGTTATAAGTCCAGAAACAGTTATTGTCTCTCCAAAGAAATTATTTATTATCTTATAAACGTTAATCTCCATATTAGGACACTTATCCATTATTTCTTTTGCCATTTTACATATAAATTCATATGCAGAATGCCCTGTTGCTATAGAAACTTTCTTTTTTATATTTATCTTTTCTTCAGATAAAGTAGTTAGTTGATCTTGTATTTCTCTTTCAAGCTTACTAATCATTCCTACTCCATTTTCAAATTGTATAAATCCTTCATATTCATCATAGTCTAATAATTTTTTATTAGCCATTACATAAAATTCATCTGATAAGAATATAAATCTTGTTCCTAATTCCTTTAGATATTTTTCATGTAATTTTTCAACTTGTTCTATAGTCTCTCTTGCAGTTTTCTCGTTAAATATCTCTAAGTTAGGTAAATGATCCCTATGCTTAGTTATACCTACTGGAACTGCTGCTGCACTATTTACATATGGATATAATTTAGATAAATCAGATACTGTTCTTTCTAATTCTTCTTTATCATTATATCCAGGACATAAAACTATTTGACAGTTCATTTGTATCTGTGCATCTGCTAATCTTTTCATTATATCATATAATTTACCTGCAAACTTATTTTTTATCATCTTCTGTCTAAGTTCTGGGTTTGTAGTATGAACTGATATATTTATTGGACTTATTCTGTATCTTATTATTTTATCTATATCTTCTTCACTCATATTTGTAAGAGTTACAAAGTTACCTTGTAAAAATGATAATCTTGAGTCATCATCTTTAAAATAAAGAGTTTCTCTCATTCCTTTTGGAAGTTGATCTATAAAGCAAAATACACATTTATTTCTACAACTTTTAGCTTTGTCTATTATAGGGTTAGAAAATTCTATACCTAAATCATCATCATATTCTTTTTCTATCTCATATACATATATTTCACCATTTATTTTTTGTATCTCAACTTCTAAGTATTCATCACTTAATAAAAATCTATATTCTATTATATCTTGTATTGGTTGGCCATTTATAGAAATAAGTATGTCTCCTACCTCTATTCCTAGTTCCTCTGCAATACTATTATTATAAACTTTGCTAACTACGTTATTCATTTTCTTTACGTTTACTTCCATGAACTTTCACCACTTTTCTCCATATGATTACATCGTTTTATAATACCACGGTTTGCTGAAATTAGTCAATATTTGCAATAAGTTAAAAGGTACCCTAAAAGGTACCTTTAATGTTTAACTACGATTAATGTTCCATTTGTCATATCATGAACCATTCCTCCAACGCTCTTTGCCATAAGCATTGCTTTATGTTGAAGATCTTTATCATCCTCTGCATAAAATATAGGACATCCTCCACCAAATTTCATATTTTTATCTGTAGTTATTACTGCTAATGTATATTCTGTTAAACCCATATTTTCTCCCATATTATACACTTCCTTTCTCGCCTATTTTATAATTAATAGATAGATTTCTACCTTTTGAACTAGATAATATCGGACAAGACCTAACAGCCTCTAACACTTTTTCTACATCTCTCTCTATTGGTACATAAGCTATCATTATACTTTGTTTCTGAGGATGTCTTCTTGGAAGAGGTACAAATGCCGGTTCATTATCATCTCTAAAAAGTCCTACTCTTGAATATATATTATATACTATAGCTTGCCTTTGTCCTGCATCGTATAATACACTTGCATTTATATAATTGTTGTCTTTTGGGATAATTTCTATACCTATTCCATTTTCTAAATATCTTTGTCTATCACTTTCAAGACCTACATTTGTTATTCCCTTTAAATCTCCTACTTGAAGAATTGATTCATCAACAAATTTTATTTCTACTTGTCGAACATCTGCTATGTCTTCAATAGACTTTCTTTTTAATAATTTTTTAAGTATTATAGCTAATATAAGTCCAAATACCCCACTTATAAGTAAGCTACTATTTTGAGATATATTAAATTCTTTTATCATAAAATGATACAAAGATATAGTTGAAAAAGATGTTACTATACACATATAATTTCTTACTTCATATGTTCTTGCTATTTCTTCTATAAACGCACTTCCTCTTTTAACTAATTGAATATCTTCTAAGTTTTGAAGTGTATTTCTTCTACTTTCTCTTACTTTTCTAAACTGTTCTGCTGCCAATGATAAAAATGTAATTGATGTATATGACTTCTCTAGTAAAGCAGGAACAACTAATGCTCCTAATGCTGAAGCTACAAATGCTAACACAAGTTGTGTTAAAAGCACGTTTGGTTGTGTAGGGTATTGTTTTTTATCTACATTTAACATTATTAACCTAGATAGCACACCTATTGATAAGGCCACTACAAATGCTGTATCCATAATACCACCTCTTTATTTTTATATAGTTTTTTTGTAATCACTATTTTTGCCTTTTGCTGTTTCTATAATAGGAGTACTTCTTGCTATTTCAATCATAGTTTCTATATCCTTCATTATTGGAATAAAAGGTATTACTACTGAACGTTTATCAAAATCTGTTTCTGATATAGTTAATATGTCTTTTTCATCTACATCTTTATCTACACCCATATGAATAAATATATTATGTATT
Encoded here:
- a CDS encoding NAD(P)H-dependent glycerol-3-phosphate dehydrogenase, whose protein sequence is MEKVCILGAGSWGSALGLVLAKKGYEVSIWTLSQEQADKINKTKENIDYLPGVLFPNNITLTTSLEEAVLDSKIIVLAVPSQAIRSVSSSLKPFVKDEQIVVDVAKGLERGTGLRLSEVVAEELPNNPYVTLSGPSHAEEVARDIPTTVVVASENLEVAQIVQDMFMTPKFRVYTNPDIVGVELGGALKNIIAFGAGICDGLGYGDNAKAALMTRGIREIGRLGVKMGANLSTFSGLSGIGDLIVTCTSMHSRNRRAGILIGQGKSLEETLAEVKMVVEGITATEVAYDVSKKLGIDMPITSAIYSVLHEGANPNEVVADLMMRNKTHEIEEVVEDKLGF
- a CDS encoding capping complex subunit for YIEGIA, with translation MGENMGLTEYTLAVITTDKNMKFGGGCPIFYAEDDKDLQHKAMLMAKSVGGMVHDMTNGTLIVVKH
- a CDS encoding YIEGIA family protein, whose protein sequence is MDTAFVVALSIGVLSRLIMLNVDKKQYPTQPNVLLTQLVLAFVASALGALVVPALLEKSYTSITFLSLAAEQFRKVRESRRNTLQNLEDIQLVKRGSAFIEEIARTYEVRNYMCIVTSFSTISLYHFMIKEFNISQNSSLLISGVFGLILAIILKKLLKRKSIEDIADVRQVEIKFVDESILQVGDLKGITNVGLESDRQRYLENGIGIEIIPKDNNYINASVLYDAGQRQAIVYNIYSRVGLFRDDNEPAFVPLPRRHPQKQSIMIAYVPIERDVEKVLEAVRSCPILSSSKGRNLSINYKIGEKGSV
- the plsY gene encoding glycerol-3-phosphate 1-O-acyltransferase PlsY → MLNYLIIFIIAYLLGNISTSYIIARRLAGVDIRTQGSGNAGSTNVLRTLGKKAGLMTFVGDLLKGIIAVLLAGIIAKYIGLDPLTAKYIAVVGVVSGHNWPAFLGFKGGKGVATSLGSMIAVNPIMALSCFLVFLIIVYITKYVSLGSVLSISLSPVIMIFSQNTKGVLVTLFLTLSVIYTHRENIKRLINKTERKIGEKK
- a CDS encoding DUF512 domain-containing protein, which encodes MEVNVKKMNNVVSKVYNNSIAEELGIEVGDILISINGQPIQDIIEYRFLLSDEYLEVEIQKINGEIYVYEIEKEYDDDLGIEFSNPIIDKAKSCRNKCVFCFIDQLPKGMRETLYFKDDDSRLSFLQGNFVTLTNMSEEDIDKIIRYRISPINISVHTTNPELRQKMIKNKFAGKLYDIMKRLADAQIQMNCQIVLCPGYNDKEELERTVSDLSKLYPYVNSAAAVPVGITKHRDHLPNLEIFNEKTARETIEQVEKLHEKYLKELGTRFIFLSDEFYVMANKKLLDYDEYEGFIQFENGVGMISKLEREIQDQLTTLSEEKINIKKKVSIATGHSAYEFICKMAKEIMDKCPNMEINVYKIINNFFGETITVSGLITATDIMDQLKGIDLGETLYIPRSMLKADEDIFLDNITLEELNNKMGIEVIPCLNEGKDFVDKILK
- the der gene encoding ribosome biogenesis GTPase Der, with translation MSNSNNRPIVAVVGRPNVGKSTLFNKLAGKRISIVEDTPGVTRDRIFTEVEWLDRYFTLIDTGGIEPDNGDIILSKMRNQAMLAMDMAHVIMFVVDGKAGLTAADKEVAQILRKTSKPVILVVNKIDNINQFDNIYDFYELGLGTPFAISSANGMGLGDLLDEVIAFFPKGLNTEYDEDIIKIAITGKPNAGKSSIVNKMLGEERVIVSPIAGTTRDAVDTYLERDGQQFMLIDTAGIRKKSKIYETVEKYSVIRSMAAVDRADVVMIVIDAAEGITEQDTKVAGIAHDEGKGCIFVVNKWDLIEKDNKTLGNYTKEIREKFPFMMYAPVLFVSAKTNQRMNKILETAEFVANENAKRVSTSALNDVIGEAVMLNQPPSDKGKRLKIYYGSQTGVKPPKFTLFINDKQLTHFSYQRYLENKIRENFGFEGTPIHFEYREKRR